The Candidatus Methylomirabilota bacterium genome includes the window CGGCCGGGCTCGACATCGGCGCGGTCACCCCGGAGGAGATCGCGCTGAGCATTCTGGCCGAAATCGTCCAGACGCTCCGGAGTCAAAAGGCCGTCGAGGTCGAGCCGACGGCGCCCGTCCCTCCGCCAGCGGCCGAGGCGACGGATCCCATTTGCGGCATGCCGGTCGACGTGGCCACCGCGCGGTACCGCTCGGAGACTCCCGCCGGGACCGTGTACTTCTGCTGCCGCCGCTGCCAGGAGCAGTATGATCTCGGGGCTCGTCCTCGCGGCGGGTAAGTCCGCGCGCCTGGGCCAGCCCAAGCAGCTGCTCCCCTTCCGCGGCACGACGCTCCTCGGTTGGGTGCTGGCCCAGGTAAGCGCCGCCGCCTCGCTCGACGAAGTCATCGTGGTCGTCGGGGGCGCCGCCGCCGACGTCCGCCGACGCGTCGATTTCGGGCGGGCCCGCCTCGTCGAGAATCCCCACTTCGGCGAAGGATGCTCGTCGTCATACCGGGCGGGGCTCGGCGCGCTCGACCCTCGCGCCGACGCGGTGGCGGTGCTGCTGGGAGACCAACCCGGCATCGACGCAGCGATCATCGACCACGTGGTGCAGACCTGGAATCGGCGGCGCAATGAGCGAATCGCGGTCGCGGCGTATCGGGACGGCCCCGGACACCCACTGATCTTCACGCGAGCGCTCTTCGATCAGCTGGCCGCCCTCAAAGGGGACAAGGCGGCGTGGAAGATCCTCGATGCCCATCCGGAGTGGGTCCATCCGGTGCCCGTCGACCGGCCCAAGCCTCCCGACGTCAACACGTGGGAGGAATACCAGGCCGCCCGGTCCGCCCTCGACTGACCCGGACGGCTCAGCGGCCCGACGCCGCCGGACGGCCTTTCCGCGGCTCGATCCA containing:
- a CDS encoding nucleotidyltransferase family protein, encoding MISGLVLAAGKSARLGQPKQLLPFRGTTLLGWVLAQVSAAASLDEVIVVVGGAAADVRRRVDFGRARLVENPHFGEGCSSSYRAGLGALDPRADAVAVLLGDQPGIDAAIIDHVVQTWNRRRNERIAVAAYRDGPGHPLIFTRALFDQLAALKGDKAAWKILDAHPEWVHPVPVDRPKPPDVNTWEEYQAARSALD